In Candidatus Methanomethylophilus alvi Mx1201, a genomic segment contains:
- a CDS encoding ABC transporter ATP-binding protein, whose translation MRVKRGEMYAFLGPNGAGKTTTVRVLSTLTGFDEGSVVIDGHNIVEEPREAKAAIGVIQQHISLDKDLTVWENMMSHALYQQMPKEDRRKRIDQLSEYIGLGEYYNYKVDSLSGGWKKRVAIVCALVHSPKLLFLDEPTVGLDIQARRGLWDLLRKLNDDGMTIFLTTHYIEEAESLCNRVSFIEKGKIIAEGTPEELAHRIGAATVEYFGPDHKTQYKYFQTRAEADGFAKTLDETYTVTVRRTNLEDAFVEMTGNKIGDNGFMLGQSGKGGSGMKKMGGM comes from the coding sequence ATGAGAGTGAAGAGAGGGGAGATGTATGCCTTCCTGGGCCCCAACGGAGCAGGGAAGACCACCACCGTGAGGGTCTTAAGCACCCTTACCGGGTTCGACGAGGGTTCCGTCGTCATAGACGGGCACAACATCGTGGAGGAGCCGAGGGAGGCCAAGGCCGCCATCGGCGTCATCCAGCAGCACATCTCCCTGGACAAGGACCTCACGGTCTGGGAGAACATGATGTCCCATGCCCTCTACCAACAGATGCCTAAGGAGGACCGCAGGAAGAGGATCGACCAGCTGTCCGAGTACATCGGACTGGGGGAGTACTACAATTACAAGGTCGATAGCCTTTCCGGCGGATGGAAGAAGAGGGTCGCCATCGTATGCGCCCTGGTCCACAGCCCCAAACTGCTTTTCCTGGACGAGCCCACGGTGGGTCTCGACATCCAGGCCAGAAGGGGCCTCTGGGACCTCCTGAGGAAACTCAACGACGACGGGATGACCATATTCCTAACCACCCACTACATAGAGGAGGCCGAATCTCTGTGCAACAGGGTCAGTTTCATAGAGAAAGGGAAGATCATCGCCGAAGGGACTCCCGAGGAACTCGCACACAGGATAGGTGCGGCCACCGTCGAGTACTTCGGACCCGACCACAAGACCCAGTACAAATACTTCCAGACGAGGGCGGAGGCGGACGGATTCGCCAAGACATTGGACGAGACGTACACGGTCACCGTCAGGAGGACCAATCTCGAGGATGCCTTCGTGGAGATGACC